From a single Lactococcus allomyrinae genomic region:
- the galE gene encoding UDP-glucose 4-epimerase GalE, which produces MTVLVLGGAGYIGSHAVDTLQASGYDVAVVDNLATGHAEAVPQAVRFYEGDVRNRDFLHEVFRKETNIEGIMHFCAYSLVGESMQKPLKYFNNNVGGAQVILETMEEFNVKHIVFSSTAATFGIPDTSPISETTPQKPINPYGESKLIMEKMMKWQSTATDMTYVALRYFNVAGASNDGHIGEAHKNETHLIPIILQVALGKREFITIYGNDYNTVDGTCVRDYIDMEDLIDAHIKALEYLKAGGKSDQFNLGSSQGYSNLEVLETARKVTGKKIPSKIGERRLGDPDELVADSTKAGEILHWQVKHGLEHIIENAWKWHSSHPEGY; this is translated from the coding sequence ATGACAGTTTTAGTACTTGGCGGTGCAGGATATATAGGTTCACACGCAGTTGATACACTACAAGCATCTGGTTATGATGTTGCTGTGGTGGATAATTTAGCGACAGGACACGCTGAGGCGGTACCGCAGGCGGTACGTTTCTATGAAGGAGATGTCCGTAATCGTGATTTCCTTCATGAAGTTTTTAGGAAAGAAACAAACATTGAAGGCATTATGCATTTTTGTGCCTATTCCCTTGTTGGAGAATCAATGCAAAAACCATTGAAATACTTTAATAATAATGTTGGAGGCGCTCAAGTTATCCTAGAAACAATGGAAGAATTTAACGTCAAACATATCGTATTTTCAAGTACAGCGGCAACTTTTGGTATCCCAGACACAAGCCCAATCTCAGAAACAACACCGCAAAAACCTATTAATCCTTATGGTGAGAGTAAACTCATCATGGAAAAAATGATGAAATGGCAATCAACGGCAACTGACATGACTTATGTAGCACTCCGTTATTTTAATGTGGCTGGAGCCTCAAATGATGGGCACATTGGTGAAGCACACAAAAATGAAACACATTTGATTCCAATTATATTGCAAGTTGCACTAGGAAAACGCGAGTTCATCACAATTTATGGTAATGACTATAATACCGTTGATGGCACCTGTGTTCGAGATTATATAGATATGGAAGATCTGATTGATGCACATATCAAAGCATTAGAATATCTTAAAGCTGGAGGGAAGTCAGACCAATTTAATCTTGGGAGTTCACAGGGTTATAGTAATCTTGAAGTCCTTGAAACTGCAAGGAAAGTAACAGGTAAGAAAATACCAAGTAAAATCGGTGAACGACGACTTGGTGATCCTGATGAGCTTGTCGCTGATAGTACAAAAGCAGGGGAAATCTTACATTGGCAGGTAAAGCATGGTTTAGAACATATCATTGAAAATGCTTGGAAATGGCATAGTTCTCATCCAGAAGGTTACTAA
- the galT gene encoding UDP-glucose--hexose-1-phosphate uridylyltransferase, with amino-acid sequence MSIYQTIQDFVDLALKNGAIEAMDDIYLRNQLLHFLGLNNWEQPKISENKNQENSLLLMEQLLDIARENHRFDETESEFFEAALMNFITPRPSQINHDFWGKYKKSPKNATDYFYHLAREINQVKTRDIAKNIAFVHPTKYGDLEITINLSKPEKDPKAIAAAKAQKNSVYPKCALCLENEGLYGGSNHPARSNHRVIRMELNGANWDFQYSPYAYYNEHSIVFNEKHQPMKINRQAFENLLDFLDVFPHYMIGSNADLPIVGGSILTHDHYQAGRHTFPMMKASIRTQIQLENYPDIRAGIVNWPMSVMRLKSNNKAELLTASTEILEKWRHYNDESLEITAVTVDGVQHHTITPIASKNKEGYIIDLVLRDNNTSLEFPDGIFHPHQELHHIKKENIGLIEVMGLAILPPRLKTELKEVEKYLINEPNEINEIHLPWAKQLRESQKINPEDVHEAVQQAIGAVFEKVLRDAGVFKDNEEGQAAFYKFIDFINN; translated from the coding sequence ATGTCAATATATCAAACCATTCAAGATTTTGTAGATTTGGCGCTGAAAAATGGAGCGATTGAAGCGATGGACGATATCTACTTGCGTAATCAACTGCTTCATTTTTTGGGACTTAATAACTGGGAACAGCCGAAAATAAGCGAAAATAAAAATCAGGAAAATTCTTTACTTTTAATGGAACAACTGCTAGACATTGCCCGTGAGAATCATCGATTTGACGAAACGGAGTCTGAATTTTTCGAAGCGGCATTAATGAATTTTATCACCCCAAGACCTAGCCAAATTAACCATGATTTTTGGGGAAAATATAAGAAAAGTCCTAAAAACGCGACAGACTATTTTTATCATCTAGCGCGTGAAATTAACCAAGTCAAAACAAGAGATATTGCCAAAAATATCGCCTTTGTTCATCCAACAAAATACGGTGATTTAGAAATTACTATTAACCTTTCCAAACCTGAAAAGGACCCCAAAGCGATTGCAGCCGCAAAAGCACAAAAAAATTCAGTCTATCCTAAATGTGCACTGTGTCTTGAAAATGAGGGGTTATATGGTGGAAGTAATCATCCTGCAAGAAGTAATCATAGAGTGATTCGGATGGAACTTAATGGAGCAAACTGGGACTTTCAATATTCACCATATGCCTATTACAATGAGCATTCGATTGTTTTTAATGAAAAGCATCAGCCGATGAAAATTAATCGTCAGGCCTTTGAAAATTTGCTGGATTTTCTTGATGTTTTTCCGCACTATATGATTGGTTCAAATGCTGATTTGCCAATAGTCGGTGGCTCAATCTTAACTCATGACCATTATCAAGCAGGACGGCATACCTTTCCGATGATGAAGGCTAGTATTCGTACGCAAATCCAACTTGAAAATTATCCCGATATTCGAGCAGGAATCGTAAATTGGCCTATGTCTGTCATGCGTCTTAAAAGTAATAATAAAGCAGAACTTTTAACTGCAAGCACGGAAATTTTAGAGAAATGGCGTCACTATAATGATGAAAGTCTGGAAATTACTGCTGTAACAGTTGATGGTGTGCAACATCATACGATTACGCCAATTGCAAGCAAAAATAAAGAGGGTTATATTATTGATTTAGTTTTAAGGGACAATAATACCAGTTTAGAATTTCCTGATGGAATATTCCATCCTCACCAAGAATTGCATCATATTAAAAAAGAGAATATTGGATTGATTGAAGTAATGGGGCTTGCTATTCTTCCACCAAGACTGAAAACAGAACTTAAAGAAGTTGAAAAATATCTTATTAATGAACCAAATGAAATCAACGAAATTCATCTTCCGTGGGCTAAACAATTGAGAGAATCACAAAAAATAAACCCAGAGGATGTTCATGAAGCCGTTCAGCAAGCAATTGGTGCCGTCTTTGAAAAAGTCCTTCGGGATGCAGGAGTTTTTAAAGATAACGAAGAAGGTCAAGCTGCTTTTTATAAATTTATTGATTTTATCAACAATTGA